A section of the Cygnus olor isolate bCygOlo1 chromosome 14, bCygOlo1.pri.v2, whole genome shotgun sequence genome encodes:
- the LOC121077905 gene encoding proteinase-activated receptor 2-like, translating to MSPCPHVLMSSCPGPHVPIAPRSSFCWCFRPMLCPWGAPHRPCCPPRAFWGAFCPFTWCDALSWAVSPAVTSSGGSWGAEKTYWGPRSSGLGAGRGQPGVPLAVWNGLVRSHQTRGHLFPACPRCPRRGTSRVTSLLRFANRPSAATSGCFLLPSPSVQDPRLLPVTSPGGHRRPQRPAGLLGTGAACTHVAGEEEEGSRWPSSHGDAQRGQPCRWLSRGRSSGGGHPAEMSLPVTSPGAVATFLLGLATQLPLACGKGRVLRPLTPQEEAECPSASVEAFLNSTMSTRVLPALYSVVLLVALPANAVACWVLVVNFRRCSSSLFLLNLASADLLFVLLLPFKICYHLLGNHWLFGDYLCRATVALFYGNMYGSILFLTCIGLERYISVVHPFALKGSRWTWGRAGICVGIWLLVGLGVSPLLFYPQTKHSSLLNITTCHDVLGKDEQKFFDSYFLSLVGLGFGMPFVLMTISYSCILARLLAKHRNYRHVVCVLAVVFLVFILCFTPSNVLLFIHYLLQDTVCSNTAYIWYALALAFSAFNNCFDPFIYFYVSRDFRGWLRNSCCPQRLRTRRGWEKAASCLRSSEQTQL from the exons atgtccccatgtccccatgtcctcATGTCCTCATGTCCcggtccccatgtccccattgCCCCTCGCTCCTCTTTCTGCTGGTGCTTTCGTCCCATGCTCTGTCCCTGGGGGGCTCCCCACCGTCCCTGTTGCCCCCCCAGGGCATTTTGGGGGGCATTTTGTCCCTTTACCTGGTGTGACGCTTTGTCCTGGGCTGTGTCACCAGCTGTCACCAGCTCTGGGGGGTCGTGGGGAGCCGAGAAAACGTACTGGGGGCCACGCAGCAGCGGGTTGGGTGCAGGAAGGGGACAGCCGGGGGTCCCACTCGCGGTGTGGAACGGGCTTGTCCGAAGCCACCAGACCCGGGGACATCTGTTCCCGGCAtgtccccgctgcccccgccggGGAACGTCGCgtgtcacctccctgctgcGGTTTGCAAATCGTCCCTCCGCAGCCACCAGCggctgcttcctcctccccagcccgtCCGTGCAGGACCCGCGGCTGCTGCCGGTGACATCCCCGGGGGGTCACCGCAGGCCACAGCGTCCCGCCGGGCTGCTGGGAACGGGGGCAGCGTGCACGCACGtggcaggggaggaagaggaagggagcCGGTGGCCGTCCAGCCACGGTGACGCACAGCGGGGCCAGCCCTGCCGGTGGCTCTCGAGGGGACGCAGCTCTGGTGGAGGCCACCCTGCTGAAATGTCCCTGCCGGTGACTTCGCCCGGCGCCGTCGCCACCTTCCTGCTCGGCTTGGCCACCCAGCTCCCCCTGG CGTGTGGCAAGGGGCGCGTCTTGCGGCCCCTCACCCCCCAGGAAGAAGCCGAGTGCCCCAGTGCCTCCGTGGAAGCTTTTCTCAACAGCACCATGTCCACCCGCGTCCTGCCCGCCCTCTACTCCGTGGTGCTGCTCGTGGCGCTGCCGGCCAACGCTGTGGCCTGCTGGGTCCTGGTGGTCAACTtcaggaggtgctccagctccctcTTCCTGCTCAACCTGGCCAGTGCCGACCTCCTCTTCGTCCTTCTGCTGCCCTTCAAGATCTGCTACCACCTCCTGGGCAACCACTGGCTCTTTGGGGACTACCTGTGCCGCGCCACGGTGGCCCTCTTCTACGGGAACATGTAcggctccatcctcttcctcacctGCATCGGCCTGGAGCGCTACATCTCCGTGGTCCACCCGTTTGCGCTGAAGGGCTCCAGGTGGACGTGGGGCAGGGCGGGCATCTGCGTGGGCAtctggctgctggtggggctgggcgTGAGCCCCCTGCTCTTCTATCCCCAGACAAAGCACAGCTCACTGCTGAACATCACGACGTGCCACGATGTCCTCGGAAAGGACGAGCAAAAGTTCTTTGACTCCTATTTCCTCTCGCTGGTGGGGCTGGGCTTTGGCATGCCCTTCGTGCTCATGACCATCTCCTACAGCTGCATCCTGGCCCGGCTGCTGGCCAAGCACAGAAACTACCGGCACGTGGTGTGCGTCCTGGCTGTGGTCTTCCTCGTCTTCATCCTCTGCTTCACCCCCAGCAACGTGCTGCTCTTCATCCACTACCTGCTGCAGGACACGGTGTGCAGCAACACCGCCTACATCTGGTACGCGCTGGCCCTGGCCTTCAGCGCCTTCAACAACTGCTTCGATCCCTTCATCTACTTCTATGTCTCCCGAGATTTTCGGGGCTGGCTCCGCAacagctgctgcccccagcgGCTCCGGACACGGAGGGGGTGGGAGAAGGCAGCCTCGTGCCTGAGGTCCAGCGAGCAGACCCAGCTCTAG